In Xyrauchen texanus isolate HMW12.3.18 chromosome 32, RBS_HiC_50CHRs, whole genome shotgun sequence, the following proteins share a genomic window:
- the LOC127625776 gene encoding uncharacterized protein LOC127625776: MWAYPRSGHWWDTIVPDFTPLQFMQKFRVSPESFEYICSQVKHAMGRRNTNYRLCVPIRKRVAIAIWKLATGGEYRTISHLFGVGLSTVFNCVQEFCNTVIKVHLPIHIRFLDAEKLLEMATFFNNRWRVPQCVGAIDGSHIPIIAPEDYPRDYFNRKGWHSIVLQAVVDGKGLFWDVCGGYPGSVHDARVLRQSHLWEALSDGELLGQNKVTISGCDVGHYLISDPAYPMQNWLMKPFSDTGRLTPEQHTYNYRLSSARSVVEMSFGRLKGRWRCLLKRNDCKLELSKRIALTCCVLHNICEEHGDNFTEEHPDRTLSVRTQKGLTSELH, translated from the coding sequence ATGTGGGCATACCCACGATCTGGCCACTGGTGGGACACAATTGTTCCGGATTTCACCCCGTTACAATTCATGCAGAAATTCCGTGTATCCCCAGAATCGTTTGAGTACATCTGCAGTCAGGTCAAGCATGCCATGGGGAGAAGGAACACAAACTACCGTTTGTGTGTCCCAATCCGAAAGCGTGTGGCAATTGCCATCTGGAAACTGGCCACGGGTGGTGAATACAGGACAATCAGCCATCTTTTTGGGGTAGGCCTCAGCACTGTATTTAATTGTGTTCAGGAATTCTGCAACACAGTCATCAAGGTGCACCTTCCCATCCACATAAGATTTCTTGATGCTGAAAAGTTGTTAGAAATGGCCACTTTCTTTAATAATCGTTGGAGAGTTCCACAGTGTGTGGGTGCAATTGATGGCAGCCACATTCCAATAATTGCACCAGAGGACTATCCACGAGACTATTTCAATCGTAAAGGCTGGCATTCTATTGTTCTGCAAGCAGTTGTGGATGGCAAAGGTCTTTTCTGGGATGTTTGTGGTGGCTATCCAGGGAGTGTGCATGACGCCCGAGTGCTACGACAGTCACATTTGTGGGAGGCCCTAAGTGACGGGGAATTACTAGGGCAAAACAAAGTGACCATCTCTGGCTGTGATGTTGGACATTACCTGATCAGTGATCCGGCATACCCCATGCAGAATTGGCTCATGAAGCCCTTTTCCGACACTGGCAGACTGACCCCTGAACAGCACACCTACAATTACAGGCTAAGCAGTGCACGATCGGTTGTGGAGATGTCTTTTGGGAGATTAAAAGGACGATGGAGGTGCCTCCTAAAAAGAAATGACTGCAAGCTGGAGCTGAGCAAGAGGATTGCACTGACCTGCTGTGTGCTCCATAACATTTGTGAGGAACATGGTGATAATTTCACTGAAGAGCACCCAGACAGGACTCTGAGCGTGCGAACACAGAAGGGGCTGACATCAGAGCTGCATTAA